In Kiritimatiellaceae bacterium, the genomic window CACGAGGAAAAACATTTGCGGCTGATCCGCGACGCCGACCGGCTCGATATCTTTTTTATCTGCTGGGATTCCATTAAAACCGGACATATCCACGATCATCCGGAAATCATCATGAATATTGATTTCAACAGCCCGCCGACCCCGGCGGTACTGGAGCAGTTCGAGCGCGGAGAAAAAATCGATTACCGCTGTATGAAAAGCATGTCCGACCGTTTTGTTCTTCAGCTCAGCTGGATCCACGACCTGAGCTACGCGTCAACCAAACGGCTGGTTCGCGAGCGCGGCATTCTCGACAAGTTCATTGATGTGATGCCGGTCAAAAACGACCGCTTATTGCGCTGCTTTGACAAAACCTCTGAATTTCTCGGCAAGGTTTGACGCTTTACGCCGTCAGGATTTCGACGAGCGCGGCTTCCTGCTGGACGCCGATGAAGTCGCGGACTTTCTGTCCGTTTTTGAAAAGGATCAGCGTCGGAATGGAGCGTACGCCGAACTGTGCGGCCAGCGCCGGACTTTCATCCACATTCACTTTGGCAATGACGGCTTTGTCGCCGACTTTGGCAGAAACTTTATCGAGAATCGGGGCCTGCATTTTGCATGGGCCGCACCACGGAGCCCAGAAATCGACCAGTACGGTTCCGGAAGCAACGGTGTTTGTGAAATTAGCGGCGTTAAGTTCTTTTACCTGATCAGACATGGGAGTTCTCCTTTTTTACAATTCCGACTATACAGGTTGGGTATCGCCGGAACAAGTGGGGAGTTAGACATTGAAGAGGAATTCGATGACGTCGCCGTCCTGCACGACGTAATCTTTGCCTTCGGTGCGCATCAGCCCCTTTTCGCGGCAGCCGGTTTCGCCGCCGTAGGTGATGTAGTCGTTATAGGAAATCACCTGCGCGCGAATGAAGCCGCGCTCAAAGTCAGTATGAATCACGCCTGCCGACGCCGGGGCTTTCCAGCCGCGGTGAATCGTCCACGCATGAACTTCCTTCGGCCCGGCGGTGAGGTAGCTGATGAGTCCGAGCGTGTGGTAACCGGTACGGGCAATCTGGTCGAGGCCGCTTTCGGTTACGTTGTACTCCTTGAGAAATTCCGCCGCTTCGGCTTCGTCCATGCCGATCAAATCCTCTTCCATCTTCGCGCAGATTTTCACGGTGTCGGCGCCCTTGGAGTCGGCGTAGGCGCGGACGGCTTTCACCCACTCGTTGTCTTCGGCCATACCGGCCTCGTCCACGTTGGCGCAGTAGATGATTTTCTTATCGGTCAGCAACGGCGACTCTTTCAGAAACGCCTTGATGTCATCGGTATCATGCTCCGGAAAACTGACCGCCGGTTTGCCTTCGCCGAGATGGGCCATCAGGCGTTTTACTGCCGCCAGTTGCTCTGCCAGCTTCTTATCGTTGCGGGCCAGTTTTTCCATCCGCTGGACGCGGGCCTCCACGGTTTGGTAATCGGACAGAATCAGCTCGGTTTCGATCACTTCGATATCGCGCAGCGGATCGACAGAACCGTCCACATGCACCACATTTTCATCTTCAAAGCAGCGGATGACATGGAGCAGGGCGTCGGTCTCGCGGACGTTGGCCAGAAATTTATTGCCGAGACCTTCGCCGCGGCTCGCGCCTTTCACCAGACCGGCGATATCGACGAAATCGA contains:
- the trxA gene encoding thioredoxin encodes the protein MSDQVKELNAANFTNTVASGTVLVDFWAPWCGPCKMQAPILDKVSAKVGDKAVIAKVNVDESPALAAQFGVRSIPTLILFKNGQKVRDFIGVQQEAALVEILTA
- the ychF gene encoding redox-regulated ATPase YchF, giving the protein MSLSIGILGLPNVGKSTIFNALTRAQNAEAANYPFCTIEPNKAIVPVPDPRVNKLATLANPKKVVYATVDFVDIAGLVKGASRGEGLGNKFLANVRETDALLHVIRCFEDENVVHVDGSVDPLRDIEVIETELILSDYQTVEARVQRMEKLARNDKKLAEQLAAVKRLMAHLGEGKPAVSFPEHDTDDIKAFLKESPLLTDKKIIYCANVDEAGMAEDNEWVKAVRAYADSKGADTVKICAKMEEDLIGMDEAEAAEFLKEYNVTESGLDQIARTGYHTLGLISYLTAGPKEVHAWTIHRGWKAPASAGVIHTDFERGFIRAQVISYNDYITYGGETGCREKGLMRTEGKDYVVQDGDVIEFLFNV